The Salvia miltiorrhiza cultivar Shanhuang (shh) chromosome 2, IMPLAD_Smil_shh, whole genome shotgun sequence DNA window aatttaaaattgacaaatcacttttttttctctctcttttttttcacCACTTCTTTCTAGTTTTTACCAATATTACATGTGTATGGATCATCTTTCTCCttcacaaacacacacaaacagAAAAAAAGGATTTAATTTTTCCTTTCATTCACGAAAGAATTCCCCAAACTCCTTTATGAAAGAATTCCCAGACTTTCAACTTCCCCAAACTTGCATTAACGTAAGAATTCCCCAAAACTATCTTCAAAAAGAATTCCACGAAATAATTCCCCAAACTTTCATTCGCCAAGTTTGGAAGAATTGCTCTACAAAAAACTAAGCCAACTAAAGAAAAAGTGGAACGAAGAGAAGGCAAAACACCAACAATtgatacacacacatatatcaTAATCAAAGATAAGCATCAAGTAAACatcaaaaaagggaaaaagataaataaaagcaGCCTTTAAAATTACTGACCGGCTTAATATATAGCTACTTCTTTACTCGTCCGTCCTGCAAACAAGCAGCAGAAAAGATTAATAAGAAACCAATTTGGGGAAAAAGAATTACTCACAAACATAGAATACACACAAGGCATCAAACTCAAACAGTTAAAACATCCAAATTCAACCAATTAAACATCCCCAAGCCGGGAAAAAAACAAATCACATATAAATAGATCTCCACAAAGGAGCCGCTCCCGCTTTTCCTGCCAAGGCCATACTTATTTCCAACTCGGGGGCTCCATTGTTTATAATcatagcatatgaaatagttcttatataaattattttttaattaattttatttgattaacataagtaatgaacagacaTATTTAGTAAAAATGGAGAAAAACTCACCATCAGCAGGATttgaacccggggcaaatttctgttcatgcggtacattgatttgttcatcaaaattatagatttgttcgtttttgtttcacgaattctctattctctaaatatttagcattctctattgaacctctctctctctctctatatatatatatagggggccgctccaatgagaccccctaattttagtgagatctagggcacgatctgatgcatttattttatcaatcctatggctgatattgtatctggagggtgattttttttcgcagggttcgaatcctgaagggagcagaatattttaaattttgttattcatcagtatatactgcattgttcatcagtatatacggccttgttcatcagtatatatgtcttattcattacgaattttttaaattttatttttcatcagtatatacatcttgttcattagatatacgttttgttcattagtattatatgtcttattcattgtactcatgttacacgaaaaattgggggtctcactggagcgcgcccatatatatatatgggcggaTGTATACTATGGCTGCACTGGGCTCCAGCCCAGTGCAAAGCCCaaattttttctatatatatatataatataataccAAGCCCACCTCATAGATTACCCATAGCCCAGCCCAACTAtctaaagaaaacataaaaacaTTCTAACCTATGTCAAAGAGTCGACGCACACAGTAGAAAAATTcagaaaacataattaataggCTAGCGTCTCTCTCTCCTGAGCAATTGCAAAGCAATAATTTGTCCTATTGTGGCTGTGGAGAATTGAACTTCCAATTTATTCACTTATTCTCGTCTCATATTATTCAAGGTATGTAAATTCAAGAACCCTAAATtagaattaatattaaaattaagtttatttttattgaattttactGATGAAATCGAAACTTGAAATAGAGGTAGAAGaatttcttatcttttatttgaAACTCTCTTGTAAATtgcaattaatattttaaataaatgtaatgaAATTCTTAATGTTTTTTATATCTTGTAGTTcttcaataatttaaatggaGCATCAACATATTGCAAAGAAAGGAAAATGACTTATATCATCTTTCTTTAAGAAACGTGATCGTCAAGATACTCAAGACAATGGAGATGGCTTGGAACCTTCAAATTCAACCATGGCCGCTGGAAATCAAACTAATCAATCTCCTTCACCTCCTATGGAGCAAAATTCAGTTACATGTATTGAGCGTGATCCGGGTAAAAGGAAATAATTGTGTGAATATTCTGTTAATGCACGAGATGATATAAGACGTGCATATCTAAAAGCTGGTCCTTATCAACCGAAAATAAAAGCGTATCCTGTTACAAAGTTTGGCACTCAAAATCGTAGCTTTCAGAAGAGATCGTTTGATAAGTTTCATTGGCTGGAGTATTCGCTTTCCACAAATAAGGCATATTGTTTCTATTGCTTTCTTTTCATCAGTGAAGTTAATCTGCCTGGCTCTTCTGCATTAGTCAAGAAAGGATTTGACAATTGGAAAAGAATAAATCAAGGAAAAAATTGTTCATTCCTTACTCATGTTGGTTCTGCAGCTACATCACCACAAACTATGTGCTTAAAACGTGCAGAAGATTTGATGAGACCAGTTGGGCATATAGACAAAGTGATGCATTCTCAAACGATTATTGAGAACGAGAGGAATCGACTGCGCTTGAAGACCTCGATCACAAGCGTCCGATGGCTTGCACTTCAAGGTTGTGCTTTTAGAGGTCATGATGAGTCTTCATCTTCATCGAATCGTGGGAATTTTATTGAATTGGTGAAGGCTTTTGCAAATATGAATTTTTCGCCCCGTGCAGCGCTGAATTCCCACAATCCGACCAGCTTCTTCCCTCACCAACACTCTTTTGACACTTAGAATGTATGAGGCTCACAAGTGTTATGCACGAATCAAAGTTCACACGCAGCGGACATCAACATGAACAACCTTAAGCAACACACAACGATTTACGGGAACACCACGCCccaacctttaattttattcccACAATAAAATTACAAGGACCTATCTCTATGCTCAAGGCTCGTGCACAACTCTCTTGCTGTCCAGCTCACAGCCAATTACAATATATAAATGTGATAGACAACCCCCATCACTAGGCAAAAACCGTCTACACGGCTGAGACTAACTGTCGGGCAGTTTTTCGCCCCACTAACTCAAAACTGCCCATCGTGGGTTGTGGCAGTTGGCGCCCAGCAACTGCTTCACTCTGCTCCCACTGATCCAGCCatcgacatctccagagctaACCTCTAGAACTCATCTCCAGAGCTTATCCCCAGAGCTGGTATGCTCTGACCTCCCCGCGCTGGTCTGCTCTGACCTCGCAAAGCTGGTATGCTCTGACCTCGCCGAGCTGGTCTGCTCTGACCTTCCGCTGGTCTGCTCTGGAATCCAGAGCTGGTATGCTCTGACCTCGCAGAGCTGGTCTGCTCTGACCTTCCGctggtctgctctggcatccagAGCTGGTCTGCTCTGACTTCTCGATCTGGCTCAAGATTAGAATATATGAAGTAAGAATGGTGATCACTGAGTTGATTGTCGAGTTGCACCTCGCTCTCCAGTTCTTTTGGCGATCGTCAAATTCATTACTCACTTCTTCACGAACTCGGCGATCCACGAGGCGGTCGCCCAGTTAATCTTCTCGTGATCACTTTGTTTCTCACTCATTTATCTCTATTCTCGATCCTCATACACATACTACCATTGACTTTCTTACGTAACATTCAAATGTGCATCAATTGATCAAAATTGTACTCATACGTGACACCAATGCAATATAACAAAATCCAATCAAAAGATATCACATAGGTGCCCAATTCAACACATGCACGATATcacaaatttttaaattatgcaatttcaagaATACCCATCTAAATCTAAactttttaaattatgcaagTTCAAGAATACTCACCTAAATCTAAACACGGGTATTGATGATAGAGAATACCTGACTAATTGAGCGTAATAAGCACCGCATAAGGCAAATAATTGGAGTTCATATACTCCCTACATCCCATAAAAACATTTATAGTATGGAACGACacagattttaaaaaattctgtAAAATATAGTATGAGTGGAGAAAGTGTTTAGTGggaaaattattactataaatgatgtatgcatatttttatgggatggatgaaaaatgaaaactatacatatttttatatgacggaaggagtactataatatatctttttttttaggTAAATACTACAATGATCTAAAGACACAAATGGTATAATATTTCTAAAAGAAATAAGTGTTGAATACATGTTTTTGGAGAATAAATATAGAAAGCAGGATAGATAGTCAACATTCCAAATAGAAGCACAGAAGCTGCTATATTCCATACAGATCTGACAACACAACACTCCTTAGTAATCACGACAATTAAGTCATTGCATTGTACAAAAATTACACATCGGATGCTGTGTAGGAAGACACAGATGATACGCAGGGAAACCAATATCTACTTCTACCATCTTTGTGTCCATTATCAATCATGGCAAGACCTTCCTGTATTATCCAACATATACAGAAAAGCTCGTTATACTCGTTCGGAATTGGAGTTTTAAGCATCTAAATAGACGAAATGGCAGCAACAACTTACTTCTAGTAAAGTTTCGAGGGCATCAGTTGCGCGTCCAGATGTCCAAGAGAGCCGTCTCTGAACTTCATCGACTGTCACAAAGCCTTGACCCTAAGGATACAGCACAACAAATCGTTACATAAAGATTAAGTACTAGAAGTTATAGCTAACAATAACGAAAGCACACACTATAACATACACACAACCTCTAACAAGAGGATACTAAGGACACACGTCAATTTACAATCATTAGGCAGGGGTAAGACGAGAGTAGGATCAACAAGATGCTCCCTAGAGATACTCCTTAGTTGGTGGGATCCCCAAATTTTAGTAACCAACTTAAGGCGGTGTTAGTTTTGACAATGACAAGCAACCAAAACCATGAATAGAAAGTTTGATAGCATATATTCATACTGCGCCTATTTAGGAAATGATAAAATGTGGCTCAAGAAGACATGTGAAGTGCAAAATACATATAGAGAATGAAAGTGATAAAATCAAGAATACAGAAGCAAAATTCGTCAATGACTCAAAGGGGAAACCTGTGCTAGCTCCAAAATTTCATTGTGGTCTTTATTCAATTCTGTGGGGACAGATCTAACAAGCTTCTTCTTGCCAAGAGATATCACCTCAAAACCATTCCCGAGCACCTGAATAACAATTTTAAGTGTTTAATAGTGTAAATCTCaatgatattaataaaataaaacaaaataaaataaaataaaaaagatgacaaaaaatctcaaacacacacacacacacacacatatatatatatatatatatagggaatggctaccgtgaaaacacctcttaaaataaaaataaaaacgtttttcaatgtatgaatttaatatagaacacgtatgaattcatccaacaagattacgaattgtgaaaaataaatttttgctacctttgggattcaaactcaggaccatgaattcatccaacagggttacgaatcaaccgtagatcttgatgatctaagggctgaaaattgtttatattttatattttaagaagtgtttttattttagtcctcccctatatatatatgggtagGTTATAGTAAAAACCGCAATTTAAAATAAGAACACTGCACTGAAGTGTAAAGTTACTGCATTCGTTGTGCACTTAATTGCACTCGATGGTGATGATGATgacgataataataatatcgctccctctaggattcgaacccagatagtgcattcatccatcaagatgatgcatccaccgtagatcttcatAATCTAAAGGTTGGAAATCGTTCTCCGCtcttattataaattaaaattctcATTTGaatctctccctatatatatatatatatagaaaatgaGGCAAATCAAATATATGCATGCAGACAGATGTGcacataaatataaaattggGCGAGAGAAGAGATCTCATGTTGTATCATAATTCATAAGTTTAGGAGAAAGAAAGGCTTGTATTGTGCTAATGAGAAAATAAACCACAATTTTTGTTCCAATAGAGAAATTTATTTTGGAAAGCAATCAAATATAGCTTGTCACTTGATAATTGTTTCCATCCAAGTTCATTGCTAAAATTAATTAGACAACCATTTAACAAAGACTTGTGGGGTATTCAACATATTCCACTAACATAACATCAGCAATAAGATCAAGACCAAATTACCTTCAGCTTACTTATGGCACGCAAACAATCATCCTGAGAGATAGCCTCACGAGTTCCTTTCCTTCTTTGACCAAGCAGTTTACAAAGTTCTTCCAAGCTGATCAGACCTCCATTGTGAGGTCTAGTGGCCAAGCAAATATCAACAATTTGCACACCTGTCTAGATCCAGATTGATTACAGTTAGAAGTGAAATAACAGAGACTGCCTATACATAATAGAAACATGAAAACGAAAATgttatgaataaaataaaatacaccatGGAGTGAAACTAGATACTTCTCAAAATACAATAGTGACAGGCAATAATATAAATGTGGCAACTGGCAACCAACTTTGTGCAAGAGATCAACAA harbors:
- the LOC131011594 gene encoding vacuolar protein sorting-associated protein 22 homolog 1, with protein sequence MRRRPGIGGLQNAAAARDQYRLLGENVAKLRTDLMKEQLATFRSQLEDFARKHKNDIRKNPAFRSQFHEMCAKVGVDPLASNKGFWAELLGIGDFYYELGVQIVDICLATRPHNGGLISLEELCKLLGQRRKGTREAISQDDCLRAISKLKVLGNGFEVISLGKKKLVRSVPTELNKDHNEILELAQGQGFVTVDEVQRRLSWTSGRATDALETLLEEGLAMIDNGHKDGRSRYWFPCVSSVSSYTASDV